The nucleotide window GGACTTTCTTTATCACCCTCATTGTGGAATTACTGATGTCAATGCTTTTTTCTGATATGATAATGATTTGACAGTGTTGTAATGAGACACTTTGCCCCCGGTTCAAACTTATAGTAATGCTTTTATTAATTGTAGAGTTAAAGATATACATATCAATGGTAACAAAAAATAATGAACCATTGTTCCATGACAATGAAGTGTTTGGTAAGACTCAAAACACAATCAAATCACAAGAATTATACAGCTGTTTAGTTTCAAAGTCTTAAGTGGCTCACATTTCTGCGCCCACAGTCGACTGCATTACTGACAGCGAATGAGAGCGAAAGGTCCAACCCCACCCCATAGACATACTGTAAATCCAACCAAGCCACTCCTACTGTTTTTTGAGTCGTCCCAACTGTGCCCACTAGAGGGTGATATTCgagcaaaaaaaaaggatgGGTGTGGCCGTGAACGCACAAGTTCCCTTTAATCACCTGGCGTCAAGCATGGTCATGGGTTGCTAATGTTTACTttcatacaccaacacacaattcAACCACACCTCTATCTTATCATGGGAATTGTATGTTGTTACTGAGTTTGTTAGTTTAAGACTGTGTGTGGGAAGAGGACTCCGGGGAAGCCATGGCATCTTCAACAACGTTATGACTGGCTTTATAAGCTAATTTAGCGTCACGCCTTAAATAATCTTGCAAGGTCTTTCTCTGAAATAAACAATGCAGTTATGGGTGAGACAAACCTGATATTTTATCAGTATACTTTTGATCACTTTAATAAAGATAACTTGATTAATGAATTATGCAAATGAaatgatttaatttaattttgttttattgatttCTGAAATGTATTCTCCCTTACTGATGTATTTGTTGTTCCTATTAACAATCTAAGAATTATGTTTTgtaattttaatttaatttgaatCATAATGGTCATTATTCATGGCGGAGGTGACGTAAAGATGTAACATAATTATCATCTGCAAATTTCAATCTTAACCCACACATCATTCTCTAATACCACATAATAATGGATCTTTTCCCATAATATTGATCTCATAACACTGGGTCAACATTTGAAGGCCAATCTGCCAATCATTATGTAATTGGTTCCTTGTCTGCTGCAATTACTGTACCCACACTCGGGCCAACTTTGTAGCCTGCTATCTCCCTCTCATAGCATGTCAGTGTCCCTCTCTCACGGCACATTCCAAACATTATGTGTCATTTTGCAGCCTGGTACAAACCGAAAACATCACCACCATCTTAACAGGCTTCAGGTCAGGGTGTGACCTTCTGtgtgatttctctctctctgtccctctcctccatcttacTTGCAGTTTTAACTGGAAGAAAGTGAAATGACAAAAATAAACAGACACCTCTCCTATTTCAGAccttaaagagagagagaggtgggaggaggggttaCTATCAGTCCCCAAGGGCTTGTCCAACGATAAGTGCTTGGTCGTGTGTACATATATGGTTTTCTTTTACCAAGCACGGGTCTCACAATGTGGGACAAATAACGTCACTTTTTTGTGCCCAGCCAAGCCAAATCTGAACTCAACATTGGTTCATTCTTCTGGTGGTTTTATGAGACAGAGTGAAAGATACCACAGTACTTTCTGGTTGCTGTGACAGCGTGATAGATACCACGCTACTTAGTTTGAATGACGTGTTGTTATTTGACAAGAGGGCGAAAACTTTCTTGGCgacttattaaaataaaaatatttatacacAGAGATATCTGGAGGAATAAGGGGTCACCATCCCGCCAGATGTAAACTAACTAAATATTATGTCAGAAACATGCGTGTTAAGATACGGGTCCTAATCTTAAAAAAAAGCAATTCTGTGGGCTATTTGTACTTAGTTGTGCAACCATGGCAACAGATACCTGTTCAAACACATCCCATTGTGCACAGAGATAATGCACCTCGAGGCCCCTGTATCCCAATCAACCAGTCCCTCCTGCCATTACACACAGCTTACATAAAACCCACCCAGGTTTACTACAGGTTTGATATACATCACAAATATGAATAACAGAGCTTTATTGACGAGCTCCACTGAGCAGTCagtgagccagagagggagggacaggaggatTAAAGCAACACTAAGGtggggcagagggaggaagagaggacgaGGCTGGGTCTGTTTGTTCTAACTAGTGGGCCGATAAGGAAGGAATGTAGTGTATTTAAATGTTCTCCACTCCGCTCTTCTTCAAGAgcggtaagggggggggggatgccccagactgtggtgtggtggtggtgggcggggtTAGGGGTGGGCGGGTGTTaattttgattgattgattttacaCATTCTTGAACGGTATGAATTCTGCAtgtgtatgatatatatatactgcacCTGACAGATGTGACTAACCGACTTATGGGGTTAATGGGGAGTAGCAGTGCTGCTATGACTGAATAAACACTTTAATAACCCTAATGTGAAGACTTGGGACTGTAAACGGACGAAGGGAGGGTCATTAAAAGGAACAAGAGAGGAATGGGGCACCAAATCAAAATTTTCCCACATCTATCTTGTCGTGGTTAAGGCCAGCACACATACAGGCCACGTCCCTGTTGTGCAAACAGGATTTACGGCGCAATATGTTGAGTCCGTGAGAACTTAGGTGAAGCGAAAGGaccataaaaatattattcaggCTCATTAAACCCCAATGCTAGAGCACAACATGAAGGCGTCGCATGAATTTGTGCATAGGTGTGTTGAATTAGTGCGTACGTGTAAACTCTGTGCCCGCCGCTAGTGTTCCATGGGGCCTTTGTGAGTGAGGAACGTGTGCGTAATGACAGAGGCTCCATTTCGTCAGGCCAAGACAGGGGGCTGGAGGAAAAACTTGGCCTAATCAATCTGAGCGACTCCAAACATGGCAGGAGAGGACGACAATAAAACCAGTTTCCAAGTGAGCTTCGAAAAAAACAAGGTGAAAACCGCTCACAAGTGACCATTGTGTAAGATGTGTGCTGTAAATGTGTAACATGATGCTGTTTTTCCCCCTGCTTTAccaactctcctcctcctcctcctcctcctccacctcctcctccccacctctgcacctcctcacacctctcccccccaacccgcCCCATACCGAGGGGGCTGTCCGACCACACCTCGACGGTGTCTCTGTTCTGCTCCCGATAAATAGCAGCATGGCACCGGGGAGGGTCTGTCTGCCTGAAGCCGCActcactcgctctcgctctctctctctccccctcagtctCTCCGTGACTCTCTGTTCCACTGGGTCTCTGCCTCCCACACATACCCCAACACTAGCCCACTGCTGCATCTCGGTGCTTTGAAGAAAACCAACATCGATCCCATTGCTGTGTGACCATGTCTGTCAGAGCTCTGAAGACCAccactgtctcctccaggtCCAACTCctccggggggggcggggtcggtCCAGGCCAGAGGTGCTACAGCAGCCGCTCCTTCTCCGGCTACGGGGGTCCCGGCGCTGGCAAGCAGTCCTTCGCCGTCCGCAGCTCCTATGGGGGCGTGGGCTCcagcggggccggcatgggggCCGGCAACGGGGGCTTTGTGGTGGGCGGGTACGCGGCCGGAGGGTCGGGTCAGAGAGGCGGCGCCGTAGAGTATGGCTACATGGGCGTCGGTGGAGGTATGGGTGGCGGTATGGGCATGGCTGGGGGTATGGGTGGAGGCATGGCCACCAGGGCGGCCCCCATCACGTCTGTGACGGTCAACAAGAGCCTCCTGGCGCCCCTGAACCTGGAGATCGACCCCAGCATCCAGGTGGTCCGCAcccaggagaaggagcagatcAAGGGCCTCAACAACCGCTTTGCCACCTTCATCGACAAGGTGAGTCCCTTCTGTCGCGGCGCCTGGCAGAgactccctgctgctgctgagccACGACCTCAGAGCAACCCCCTCATCCCGttttccctaaccctaacccttcattTCATTAGCCAAAAGAAGCTTGAAAGTGAGCTCAAAATGGCTGCTCTGCATGCAAGGCAAACTGCCTCAGGTTGCAGAAGATTTCTGAAGTAAGTTGTGGCATTTTTACTGGCTTAAGGTCATCATTTTCCTTATATTGGTTCTCAGTGAAGGCTTAGCCTGCTCATATCGTTTTTAGACCCTTGAGTTTATGCCACAGAGAATCATAGTTATCATGCATCGTCTTCTGCAGAATGAAGGCTCTGCACTGAACAGAGCAATGTTGTTGATTGATAATCAAAAGACCAATCAGGTTGCTAAAGACAGGGATCTAGAAGCGTGTAATTGGATAACATCAATCAAAAATTTGTCCAGCATTTGTAAGCTGTAAAAAAGTATTCAAAATCAAAACTTTGTCGATTTGGTCAGTGTAGAATGCTTCACCCACTCATGCAAATGAGTTTCTCTTCTGTAAAATACCTCCATGaccaaacaggaaacaaggtgtATCTCCACCCCTTGCAGTTTCtggtttccggcccaggctctgtgccgtcttCCCATAGAGATTTTGCTATAACATCTGCTGAATCTGAGATTATTGTCTAGAGATTGTTGAGAGTGTaatcaaacatacaaacattgtTCCACCTGAACAATGGAGGAAGCCTGACTTAGAGAGAGGAGCTTCAGCCACCATCAACCAAGCTTGACTATGCAATGATTGCAAAAGGAAGCTACAACCACTCCTCCATGCACACACCTTTGTCATAAAACCACATCACCGGCAACCTGCacccaaaaacaaacacatacacacttgctTGTAAATGCAAGTAGGcatgcatgaatgcacacacagatgcacgcatgCCACGCCCGCGCACGCACATGCTTACACAATaagactcacacagacacatgtgcgaccacacacacacaaacagacaaacacacacacatatgtacacacacacatacacacacacacacacacacttacacacatatgCAATCATACACAGAACAGGGTTTTTGCTCATTATTTTCCATGTCCATGTTTTGCTGTGTAGGGAGAAAGAACAGCGTACCCCAACTTGAGGACAGCATATTAACATTTTGAGAGATGTGAGCCAGGGCTGAGAAACAGTGCCCCTTTGTGTTGGAACAAAGCAATTAGAATCTGGAACAGATCTAACAGTAATTACTGTGACATTTAAAGTCAGTTGGCAATATAGGGCAACATAGTAAAGTGCTCcttttgtgttcatgtttgtgtgtttctttgtgacTTGTGAAAGATTAACACTTTCAGTCAAGTGTAGTTATTAACCTAAAACTGTCAATGAATATTTCGAAAATTCATCAAATCTGCCCAACTAATACTAttaggataaaaataattcttGCTACTTGGTTTAATCGAGACCTTGTATCATTCATcagtccatccctccctccatttcgATCCACATCCTCTCAATCGAACCAGTTATTCAATTTATCCATCTGTGATCCATCCACAAACCCACccctctatctgtctatccatccaCTCTAAACAATCCCCATATATCAATGCTTGTAGGTACACTAATGCAAGTGAACTCTCAATCGATGGAACTATCCCCTCATTGATTCTGCATGATGCTGAACCTGGATGTTTCCTCTGCAGGTGCGCTTCCTGGAGCAGCAGAACAAGATGCTGGAGACCAAGTGGAAGCTGCTCCAGGAACAGACCAGCAGTCCCTCCAGCATGGACGCCATGTTTGAAGCCTACATCTCCAACCTGCGCAGACAGCTCGACGGCCTGGGCAACGAGAAGCTGCGGATGGAGTCCGAGCTGTATAGCATGAAGAGCATGGTCGAGGACTTCAAGAACAGGTGAGTGACTCTGGTTGTCCCCAGATCCTCCCTGGGAGTAGTCAATTATCTTATCTTTTGGCCTATGCTCCCTAGAGGAGCAACGAGATTAAGAAGAAGATAAGATCTTATCTTTGCTGGTTTATAATCAACAAAACCTTCTTGCAACCTGAGGATGAATGAACCATCACTGCGAATGAAGACTTACTTTCTCCTCCTTTTAGGTATGAGGAAGAGATCAACAAGCGCAACGAGGCGGAGAACACCTTTGTGCTGATAAAGAAGGTTTGTTGAATCCACCCAAACAAGCATGATAATGAACAGTCTCCCAACTATAACTGGACTCAAAGCGCCACATGGTCCAAACTATAGTCAATGGTTGGTTTCAATGGTTTCCCTATCCAATGATACATTGTGTTGTCCCTTGCAGGATACAGATGCAGCCTATATCGTTAAAGTTGAACTTGAGGCTAAATTGGACGGCCTCTCAGATGAACTTGAATTCCTGAGACAGCTCTACGATATGGTAAATGAATAGCCTAAAATAAATTGTCATGATATTGGGAAATTTCACCTTGGTTTTGGCCCCTCCAAAAGAAACGTGTTCATTTCTAAATCAAAAGTGTGCATTTAGGCTACCGAGATCCTTCAAAATTAAGAAAGGattcgtgattttttttaatcaccAGGAGCTGCGTGAGCTGCAGAGCCAGATCAAGGACACCTCGGTCGTCGTGGAGATGGACAACAGCCGTAGCCTGGACATGGACGCCGTGGTGGCGGAGGTGCGCGCTCAGTATGAGGACATCGCCAACCGCAGCAGGGCCGAGGCCGAGGCCTGGTACCAGTCTAAGGTACGACCGGCagccgtctcacacacacacacacacacacacacacacacaactattaTAAGAATAAATAGGAGCTCTCTTCAAGGACCGTTGTCTCAGACATGAAGTGGAGAAGAAATATCTTTATGTTTTTAATGTTACTTTTGCTCCTTTCACAGGACTTAATTTAGTTCGATTTATTTTGTCGTGAGTCTGACTTTGATTATTTTGTCGTGAGTCCGACACGCAGCCTTGGTTTTCAGTTTCTTTGCATAAAAGCATGTGCTAAATGAATGTGAAGGTTACTGTAAAACTGTAAACAATAAGCACATATTCAGGTAGTAAGTTGTGTAAAGCGACGCAAGACGACACTCCCACATCAACAGGATGAGTTTGGGAATTGTCATCATCCTCCCTGTCTTCTcgctgtttgtttgttctggCTTGGACCGGACTGGACCAGTATGCAGAGATGCAGCAGTCAGCAGGGCAGCATGGAAACGACGTGAAGTCAACCAAGGCTGAGATCGCCGACATGAACCGCAGGATAATGAGGCTTCAGTCGGAGATCGACATGGTGAAGGCCCAGGTAAGGATTGTTAACTGTTTGCAGTGAATATCAGGGCCAGGGTCATTCAGCAGGAGGGCTCCAGGAGGCCTGCAGCTATAGATTGTGGGCTTTgtggatcaaacccagaacctcttgGCTAGGAGTCCAACTCCCACCCAACCGCTACCCTATCCAACAGTGATTCATGTATGGTGACCGCTTGTGAAGGCTGAATTACTGTCCAAATCTGCAGTGTGCAAATAGTACTTTAAGCACGGATGGTCGATTTATTATTGTAAACCATCTTTTTTGTCCCTGCAAAATGCATTCCGATGGTAACCATCAGTATGCTCTCTGAAACTATGCACACAAGGCTTATGAGCATAAGAAAGGAATCGATTCAGTTCGGACACAATCTTCACAAGTAGATTGAATAGCAACTTCTCCACTTGCAGCGCAACACCCTGGAGGGTCAGATTGCAGAGGCTGAGGAGCGCGGCGAGATGGCTGTGAAGGACGCCAAGCTCCGCATCAGAGACCTGGAGGAGGCCCTCCAGAGAGCCAAGCACGACATGGCCTTGCAGGTCCGCCAGTACCAGGAGCTGATGAACGTCAAGCTGGCCCTGGACATTGAGATCGCCACCTACAGGAAGCTgctggaaggagaggaggacaggtatGGGTTGTAGTGGCTGATGAGGAACCAGGGGTGGTTAGACTCTGATCGCATTCACTGATTTTGTACAATCGTTTGCTTCTTATCATTGCATCCGATTCCACAGGTTGCTCACAGGGATCAAGACGTCATGTGTGTCAAAGCAGACATGTAAGTTTGCTTTTCCATAAAATAAAACGTAATCTTAACTGACCATACGTCACCAAATATATAATCTAGAAATATTTTTTCAATACTCACAAACAATTGcaactatttatttttgttcagcTGTGAATTACAACGCCTATAACTGCATGGAGAGCTCCCGCACACCATCATACGTGAGCGCCTCCTTCGGTGGATCACAAGCAGTCAGCACCGCCTTCGGTGGCCACGAGGGGGCAGTGGTGAGCAGCGGAGACGACAAagaaagcagcagcagctccgccGCCACGGTCACCAAGGTAGAAGCCGTTGTTGTCAAGacggaggagaagcaggaggccGAGGCCGAGCCGGTGGCGCCGGTGGCTGCCGAGGAAAAGGAGATTGCCGCTGTGGAGCAGGAGGCCACAGCAGAGGACGAGCCAGTGGAAGCCCCCGTTGAAGAGTAAAGTTCATTCGTTCACCTGAATGGTTGACCCCTTGATGTCGTGGTTCGATGATCTATTTCATTCTGTTAAAAACAGATAATTGggggaaaaataaatcaataaattgtTCCACACATTTGCCAACCGTATAATGCTGATTGCATTTGTGTTCAAATTTGATGCAAACCTCAATGTGAAATAAAGGACTTATGTAAACAGGATATGTATCAGGCCTACTGATGAAAGCCCAATGGGCTCTTCAAGAACAGTTGaagaaaactttttttcatttcaacTGTGTTTCATCCCAAAATCCTCTGATTTGAATAAAGATTCAAAAGTTTCCTTTGAAGGTCTTAGTGTTCAtgcttactttacttttttttttacatgtagtCTAGAATCATCTTGATCATCTTGCATTTATATTTCGGATAGTAGAGTGTATATTTATCAACCTATCACACACAGTGAATCCTAAGCCCAGAACAAAGAAGAAGGCGGGGGAATAAGACAAACGCAACCTCTTCAGCTCTGTTGTctagaacacacacagtcatcatTTGAACACCATCATGATTTTTGCCTGCTGTTGGTGCTGTTTGGTGTGTTCTGCTCTCTATTTCTGTCCGTAGcgttcagtaggcctacaggttcCTCTTTTCACAGTCCATGTGAGAAGGCCCATTAGCCATTTCACAAGTAGTATTCATTAGAAATATATAACCCGTCCCTGACCCTGTGGTTCCTAAATCTACTGTCTGCTATCAACAGTGTAGAAACAAATGGGGAATTCTCCACGTCCCTGACAAATGTCTTTCGCTGTGGGCGTGCCTTCACTGCAGTTGCATGCCTCTGGTCACACACAACATACTTTTATGTTGTGTGTAGTATGAATACTGATGCCTTGAATCCAAATATTGGACAAAGGTAACAAATCTGCAGGTAGTTCAAGGAGCAGTTAACAAGGAACGACCCACCTCTTTTTTTTACTATACAGCATGAAAAGGATTCAAAGTTACATGCTCTCCATAgatagtacacacacatactcaatgCACACAAGCCTGCGGCAAACATACCAAACGACCCTACTCAAGACCGGTTCATGTTCTGTCACATCTGAGTTTGATGGATGGTCAATAGACGTGGAAGATTCCAGAAACATTTTCGTAATAATGAAACAATCAACCACGCTGAGAAGCACCATCATGTAATGCCTGTTTACCAGAATAACTtttatgtgtggatgtgtgagggCACCTATAGAGAACACCATTTCTAAATTATATTTGCCAAATTATACTTCATCTCAGTACTACAAACCTAGCAAAAACCAAGCAGCGATCTAAGTCTGTCCTGTTTTGTGGAAGCATCTCGTGGTTGTCCATGTGGGATGGGTGTGGGATGTTTGTATGTGAATGCAGAGAGAATGAATAAATTACTACTTTTACCATACTGcttttttatactatttttcTACAATGCAAATTATACATTAATGAACAGAAGCACAGTGCAAGTGTgaaccaatgtgtgtgtgtgtgtgtgtgtgtgtgtgtgtgtgtgtgtgtgtgtgtgtgtgtgtgtgtgtgtgtgtgtgtgtgtgtgtgtgtttgtgtgtttgagtgtattgtgtgtgtgtgtgtgtgtgtgtgtgtgcataattcTGTACGTGCACAAGTGTATGTGGTCTAtattgtatataatgtataaggGAGTTAATTTTTTAGC belongs to Gadus morhua chromosome 13, gadMor3.0, whole genome shotgun sequence and includes:
- the LOC115556866 gene encoding keratin, type II cytoskeletal 8, whose translation is MSVRALKTTTVSSRSNSSGGGGVGPGQRCYSSRSFSGYGGPGAGKQSFAVRSSYGGVGSSGAGMGAGNGGFVVGGYAAGGSGQRGGAVEYGYMGVGGGMGGGMGMAGGMGGGMATRAAPITSVTVNKSLLAPLNLEIDPSIQVVRTQEKEQIKGLNNRFATFIDKVRFLEQQNKMLETKWKLLQEQTSSPSSMDAMFEAYISNLRRQLDGLGNEKLRMESELYSMKSMVEDFKNRYEEEINKRNEAENTFVLIKKDTDAAYIVKVELEAKLDGLSDELEFLRQLYDMELRELQSQIKDTSVVVEMDNSRSLDMDAVVAEVRAQYEDIANRSRAEAEAWYQSKYAEMQQSAGQHGNDVKSTKAEIADMNRRIMRLQSEIDMVKAQRNTLEGQIAEAEERGEMAVKDAKLRIRDLEEALQRAKHDMALQVRQYQELMNVKLALDIEIATYRKLLEGEEDRLLTGIKTSCVSKQTSVNYNAYNCMESSRTPSYVSASFGGSQAVSTAFGGHEGAVVSSGDDKESSSSSAATVTKVEAVVVKTEEKQEAEAEPVAPVAAEEKEIAAVEQEATAEDEPVEAPVEE